The Vigna radiata var. radiata cultivar VC1973A unplaced genomic scaffold, Vradiata_ver6 scaffold_691, whole genome shotgun sequence DNA segment AAGTGAATGTTATGAGAATGCATTTGCAGAACACGAAAAGAGATTCAGAGAAGACAAAGCGAAGATGAAGGAAGCTGAGAGATGGAGAGAAGCCCTCAAAGAAGTAGCCGATATCTCTGGCTGGGATATTCGAAATAAGTGAGTAATCCTCTCCCGTTTCAAGATTgatcacaattatatatttattatgcaGTGAGTTATATAACCTTTCTATGTCCTgttgttttcttaaatattcATTATCCCTTTCTAGACTAGAGTTTAGCGATGTTAGGAATTTAGGAAAAGTTGAAAACAGTGGTTGTTGTGTGTTAGTGGTATGAGTTTGGGAGGGATAGCTTGTAAAAGGTAATGTATTAGTTCTTGAGAAGTTTTGAATGATAGAAGGTATCAATTGGTTTGATGACAAATCTAGCTTTATTGATATGTTTGCTGAATGAGTTAACCTGACAATACTACAGACTCaccctaaattataaaaacctCCCTACTGATTTAGTTTATCTAACACATTCTGCATCTTTAAAGTTGTTTATCTAGTAGActaattataatacattttcaTGGGTTCTAAGAGTTTCTCCATCGTAGTCACGATTTATCTTGAGTCATTATGAAAAAACAAAGGTTTAAGAGTAAACATGCAAACTGACTCCAAATGACGAAAATGATAGTTTGAAAGTTAAAGTCTTTTacgttaaatattattttgtccTATAAATGCATgtattctttttgttcttttgggtgattttcttttttttcatttaaaatttcagGCCACAATAtgtagaaattgaagaaattgtTCAAAACGTAAGAAATATTTTGGGTCCCAAAATTTGTAGTCTTCCAAAGGATGAACTAGTTGGGATAGAGCGTGGACTTGAAAAATTAGCAAATCTTGTTTGTTTTGAATCCGTTAATAATGTTCGAGTTGTTGGAATCAGTGGGATGCCTGGCATAGGAAAGTCTATTCTTACTCGAGCTTTATACGAAAGAATCTATCATCAATATgaatttcattgttttattgATGATGTAAGCAAAATATATCGAGATTCAAGTTTATTAGGTTTACAAAAGCAATTAATTTCTCAGTCTCTAAATGAGAAAAATCTAGCAATTTCAAATTCTATTGAGGGAACATGTTTGATGTGGTCTAGGCTGCACAATGTTAGGGCACTTGTTGTTCTGGACAACGTTGATGAATTTGTACAACTAAAGATGTTTACAGGAAACAGAAACACTTTGTTGCGTGAATGCTTAGCTGGAGGGAGCATCATCATCGTAGTTTCTAGGGATGAACATATATTGAAGAGGTATGGAGTAGATTACATTTATCAAGTCCAGCCATTGAATCGCGAAAATGCTATGCAGCTGTTTTGCAGAAATGCTTTCAAAGTTAATCATATTTTGAGTGCTTATGAAATGTTGGCATGGGATATACTATCTCTTGCAAATGGCCATCCCTTGGCAATTGAAGTAATTGGGTCATCTTTGTTTAATCGAGATGTGTCTCAATGGGAAAGTGCATTGGCCAggctaaaagaaaaaaatagtaatgatATTATGGATGTTTTTCGTGTAAGTTTTGATCAGCTGGATGAAGATCacaaagaaatatttttggatattgCATGTGTCCTATGCGATTATGATGAGAAATATGTCAAGGAAGTTCTAAACTTTCGTGGATTTCATGCTGATTATAGTCTACAAGTTCTGCTTGAGAAATCACTAATATCAAAAATGGGTACGTGTATTTATATGCACAGCTTGTTAAAGGATTTGGGCAGGTATATTGTCAAAGAAGAATCACCTAAGGAACCCCTAAAGAGGAGTAGGTTGTGGGATTACAAAGATTTCTGCAAAGCTATGTTGAACAATCAGGTaaaattaattgattcaattataattttatgttgcCATTTTTTTAGAGTACGAAAATCTTTCGAAAAATATGACCATTTTATTCTTTGTGTGTAGACAACTGAAATTCTTGAAGTCATAGCTGTCAATTCAGGAGGTTGGATTCCAGGTTGGAAATCTGAAACTGTGAGGATAAATGGTCTAtcgaaaattgaaaaacttaaatttcttAGACTTGAGAACGTGAAGTGTTCAGGAAGTCTCAGTCATCTTTCCAATGAACTTGGATATCTTACTTGGAACAAGTATCCTTTTGATTGTTTGCCTCAAAGTTTTGAGCCAGAGAAACTAGTTAAGTTAAAATTGAGAGAGAGCAGTATTCAAAGACTATGGAGTGGCACAAAGGTgatgtatattaaatttatatttctaaaataaaattaaagaaaactcaAGTGTCATTATTAATTGGGCTCTTGTATTTGCTAATCGTTGTAGGGGCTACCTAATTTGAAGCATTTGGATCTCTCTTACTCCAACAAATTAGTTGAGATGCCAGATGTTGCAGAGGCCCCAAATCTTGAAGGGATACTTCTTGAAGATTGCATACAGCTCCGAAAACTCAGTCCATCAATTGGTCTTCTGAGCAAGCTtactattttgaatttgaaaggcTGTAAAAACTTAGTAGGCTTACCCAATAGCATATTGGGCCTGAATTCTCTTGAATATCTGAGTGTCTATGGTTGTTCAAAACTGTTTAATAATGTGTTATTAGATGAAGCAAGTAACACAGAGCATTTGAAGAATCTTTGTTCACTTAAAGGTCCTATTCAGTCCCACTCAACATTCCCTTTAAGAAAAGAAGCACGAAGAGAGTCAGTTAGTTGTTTGTTACCCTCCTCTCCTACTCTCCCTTGTTTGCGTGAACTCGATCTAAGATGGTGTAACTTAGTTAAAATCCCTGATGTCATTGGAAAGTTATGTTGCttagaaaagttaaatttggagggaaacaattttattacattGCCTAACCTCAAGGACCTTTATAGACTATATTATTTAAACTTACAGCATTGCACGCTATTGAAATACTTGCCCGACCTCCCTTCACAGACCAACTTGCCCCCAAAGGTTTACTCTCATGAGGAGCAATATAGGGAAGCCATCTTTGTTTATTCAAGAAAGAACAATATATATGTGGCAGGATTAAAGATGGTCGATGGCCCAGAAATAGAAATGCTTGACTGGGATCGGTGCACTAGCATGGCTATTTCATGGATGCTACAAATTCTTCAGGTGTGTATGTTTCTTCCTTACACTTTCCttcttttaatctctttttatGTTGAAAAACAACTACTAACGCATAACATAACTCAGTCGTGGTACAACTCGGACTGTCTTACATCCCTTCCATTCCTCAAAAGTCTTGGAAGTTCTACCCATGGATATGAAATACCAAAGTGGTTCAACAATGAGTTTGTGAGCATGGACGATTCAATAATCATAGATGCCTCTCCTTTTGTGCATGACAATAATTGGGTTGGTGTTGTGTGCTGTGCAATACTTAGTCAAACTAGGTATTTGGGAAAGTACAAGTTAGGTAATATGTGCCTATTTTATTACTCTCGTCAACAGTTCTGCCATGAACAACGCATATTTCGGGACAAACTTAATACACGTGACTTGAGTTTGACACGTGACTTAGTACGCATATTTGACGTGCAATTTCCTAAgtttaaagtgaaaaaatatGGGTATCGGTGGGTAAGTGTGCAAGATCTACATGATCCATGGTTGAAATTTGGCAGCTCCATACCTTCAGAAGAcacaaaattgttattataaaattcacTTGTTTTAAAA contains these protein-coding regions:
- the LOC106754464 gene encoding TMV resistance protein N-like, whose product is MSPNPIVQYTASSSHTIYRYDVFVSFRGEDTRYNFTGFLLEALCRKGIDAFKDDENLKKGEFIAPELLHAIQSSRLFIVVFSKNYASSTWCLRELAEIRNCIQTSPRRVIPVFYDVDPSVVRKQSECYENAFAEHEKRFREDKAKMKEAERWREALKEVADISGWDIRNKPQYVEIEEIVQNVRNILGPKICSLPKDELVGIERGLEKLANLVCFESVNNVRVVGISGMPGIGKSILTRALYERIYHQYEFHCFIDDVSKIYRDSSLLGLQKQLISQSLNEKNLAISNSIEGTCLMWSRLHNVRALVVLDNVDEFVQLKMFTGNRNTLLRECLAGGSIIIVVSRDEHILKRYGVDYIYQVQPLNRENAMQLFCRNAFKVNHILSAYEMLAWDILSLANGHPLAIEVIGSSLFNRDVSQWESALARLKEKNSNDIMDVFRVSFDQLDEDHKEIFLDIACVLCDYDEKYVKEVLNFRGFHADYSLQVLLEKSLISKMGTCIYMHSLLKDLGRYIVKEESPKEPLKRSRLWDYKDFCKAMLNNQTTEILEVIAVNSGGWIPGWKSETVRINGLSKIEKLKFLRLENVKCSGSLSHLSNELGYLTWNKYPFDCLPQSFEPEKLVKLKLRESSIQRLWSGTKGLPNLKHLDLSYSNKLVEMPDVAEAPNLEGILLEDCIQLRKLSPSIGLLSKLTILNLKGCKNLVGLPNSILGLNSLEYLSVYGCSKLFNNVLLDEASNTEHLKNLCSLKGPIQSHSTFPLRKEARRESVSCLLPSSPTLPCLRELDLRWCNLVKIPDVIGKLCCLEKLNLEGNNFITLPNLKDLYRLYYLNLQHCTLLKYLPDLPSQTNLPPKVYSHEEQYREAIFVYSRKNNIYVAGLKMVDGPEIEMLDWDRCTSMAISWMLQILQSWYNSDCLTSLPFLKSLGSSTHGYEIPKWFNNEFVSMDDSIIIDASPFVHDNNWVGVVCCAILSQTRYLGKYKLGNMCLFYYSRQQFCHEQRIFRDKLNTRDLSLTRDLVRIFDVQFPKFKVKKYGYRWVSVQDLHDPWLKFGSSIPSEDTKLLL